The stretch of DNA GTTACCTGCAAATGAAAGACCGGAACATACTGAAGGATATGACGGTTTTTATCATTTATTGGAAATGAACGGAAATACTGAAAATACTCATATGGAATTTATCATAAGAGATTTTGACAGAGAAAAATTTGAAAACAAAAAAGAATATATGAAAAAAATAGTTGAATTTTTAAATTCCAGATATGATAATTCAATTACTTTAGAACTTAAAGATTCATATTACAATATGAGAGAAAAATTGGAAGATAGAAAAGATATAATTGACCTTGCATATAATTCTATGGTTGAAATCGGAATTACTCCAAAAATTCAATCTATAAGGGGCGGTACAGACGGTTCAAGACTTTCTTTCATGGGTCTTCCTTGTCCAAACATTTTTGCCGGTGGATTTAATTTCCATGGTAGATATGAATTTGTTCCTGTTTCATATATGGAAAAAGGTTCAGAATTACTTGTAAAAATTGTAGAAAATATTGTAAAAGGAGAATAGTATGAATTTAAAACCTGAAAGAGTTTTTCACTATTTTAGAGAACTTTCAGATATTCCTCGTGAATCACATAATGAAAAGGCAGTATCTGATTACATCTATAATTTTGGAAAAAAATTAGGACTTGAAACAAAACAAGATGATATTCTTAATGTCTATATGAGAAAACCTGCAACAAAGGGATATGAAAACAAACCGGGAATAATCTTACAAGGACATATGGATATGGTTTGTGAAAAGGCTACAAGTTCAAAACATAATTTTGCAACAGATAAAATTGAATGGGTAATAAAAGATGATTTACTTTTTGCAAATAACACTACACTTGGAGCTGACGACGGAATAGCAGTTGCAATGGCGATGGCTATCTTGGAAGATGAAACTTTGATTCACCCCGAACTTGAAGTTCTTATTACAGTTACTGAAGAAACTACAATGGCTGGTGCTTTAGGACTTGAAAAAGGACTTTTAAAAGGAAAATACTTTTTTAATATCGATTCTGAAGAAGAAGGCATCTTAACACTTGGTTCAGCCGGAGGAACTTTATTTAGAACAAAATTAGAATTAAAATTTGAAAATAAAGAAGTGGAACTTGTTAAACTTTATTTTGACGGATATTTAGGCGGACATTCAGGAATGGAAATCGGCAAAAATAGAAGAAATATGATTAAAACCATTGCTGAATTTATAAAAGAGAGCGGACTTTCAATCTCAAGTGTAAACTGTGGAAATAAAGATAATGCAATTCCTAGAGTTGGAGAAATTGTAATTGAAAACTCACCAAAATTAGATGAATTAATTTCTAAATTTACAGAAAAATATAATGGAGAGGAACAACTTACAATAGATAAGAAAGAAATTTCAAAAGGAAAAGTTTTAACAAATGAATTGAAAAATACTCTAGTTGAAATTTTAGAAAAGTTGCCTACAGGTGTGAATACAAAAGATGAAACCGGTATTATCAGTTCATCAAATCTTGCAATAGTTCAAACAACTGAAAATGAAATTTTAATTCGCGATTCAATTCGTTCATCTTCATTGAGTATTTTTGCAGATATGAAATCATCTTTTGCTAAAATTGCTGAAAAATTAGGTTTAAAACATGAATTTTTGGGCGGTTATCCTTCATGGGAAAAGAAAGAAAATTCAACACTACAAAAATATGCAAACAAAGTTTATAAAGAGTTAACCGGAAAGGAATTTGAAAATATTATAGTTCATGCAGGACTTGAATGTGGAGCAATCTATGAAAAATATCCAAATCTTGAGTTGATTTCATTCGGGCCTGATATCAGAGGGGCGCATACTCCACAAGAAAATCTTTCAATTCCATCAACAGAAAGAGTTTATGACTTTACGCTAAAATTAATTGAAGAAATTGCAAAAAATTAATTTTAAAATTTTATTGAAAATCAGCTAAGCGATTAGCTGATTTTTTTATGTTGATATTTTAAGTTTTATTTAATATAATAAACATATAATAAATAAAAAGTATTTTATGCGGAGGTCTTTATGAGTGATATAGAATTTAAGTTTGGGATTAAGTCAATCAAAAATGGAGAAAGTACTAAACTTTGTTCAATTTTGAATATTACGCCTGATTCTTTTTCCGATGGTGGGAAATATTTTGATATTAATAGAGCTGTTAAGAGAGCAAAAGAGCTTGTTTCAAAAGGTGCATATATGCTTGATATAGGTGGAGAGTCCACAAGACCTGGAAGTAAATTAATTTCCGTAGAAGAAGAGATTGAAAGAATTGTTCCGATTATCAAAGCGATTAAGTCTGAAATGGATGTTGTTATTTCCGTAGATACTTGGAAATCTGAAGTTGCTAAGGCAGCAATAGATGCAGGAGCAGATATTATTAACGATATTACAGGGTTACTTGGAGATGAAAAAATGGCTGATGTTATTGCAGATTCAAATGTCGGATATATTATGATGTTTAATTCAGTAATTATAAGACCTGAACATGAAGGTTCTAAAATTTTTCCCAAGTTTGGAAAAAATGCTTTTATGACAGATAAAGATTTGGAATATTTACAAGGTTTGGATATTTTAGATATGATGGAAGAGTGTTTTAATAAAACTTTGAAGATTGCTATTTCAAAAGGCATAGATGAGTCAAGAATTTGTTTGGATCCCGGCATCGGTTTTGCACTTACGAAGAGAGAAAATTTAGAATTGATTAAGGGAATAGACAGGATTCATAATATGGGATATTTATCTTTTTTAGGGGTTTCCAGAAAGAGATTTGTAGTAAATATTTTAACTGAAAATAATATTGACTCAGATATAAAAACAGAAGAGGGACTTTCTAATGTAGATTTGGCATCTGCATATTTAAGTGCGATTGCATCTTTTAAAGGTGTAAATATATTAAGAGTTCATAATTTTGATAAACATTTTTCAGCAATTTTAATTGGAGATGCAATTAGAATGGCAGATAAAAGCGAAGATATTAATTTTGGAGCATATAAAAAATAGGAGGACTTATGAGTAAAGTTTGGATTGCTTTAGGTAGTAATATGGGAGAAGGTTGGAAAAATCTTGATTTAGCAATTAAGATGATGAACGAAAGAGGAGTTTTAGTTGAAAAAGTTTCAACTTATATAGAAACTGAGCCTTATGGTTATACAGAACAGGATAACTTTGTAAATGCAGTTTGTATAGCTGAGACAAAGCTTAGTCCTAGAGAACTTTTAGAAGTTCTTTTGAAAATAGAGCTTGATATGGGACGAGTTAGAATAATCAAATGGGGACCAAGAATTATTGACTTAGATATTTTATTCTATGAAGATTTAATAATTGATGAAGAAGATTTAAAAGTTCCACATATTGAAATACAAAAAAGGTCTTTTGTTTTAGAGCCTGTGAATGAGATAAGTCCAGATAAAATTCATCCTGTATTTAAAAAGACTGTTCATCAATTATTGTTGGATTTAAACTCTTGTGATATTTAGAATTTAGGCTATAATTCTTGAAAAAATAGAGTTTTTATGTTAATATTATGTAAGATAAAAGATAATTAAGGAGGTTTTTTATGACACCACATAATAGAGCGATAGAAGGAGAAATTGCAGAAACTGTCTTAATGCCAGGAGATCCTTTAAGAGCTAAGTTTATTGCAGAAAATTTTTTAGAAGATGTTACATTATTTAATGATGTAAGAGGAATGTTAGGTTACACAGGAACTTACAAAGGAAAAAAAGTTTCAGTTATGGGAAGTGGAATGGGTGTTCCATCAATTGGAATTTACTCTTATGAATTAATCCATTTTTATGGAGTTAAGAATTTAATCAGAATCGGTTCTTGTGGAGCTTATAGTGATAAACTTAAATTATATGATGTAGTTGTAGGAATGGCTGCTTCTACAGATTCAAACTTTGCTCATCAATATAAATTGGATGGAACATATTCAGCAAACTGTTCTTGGGAACTTTTAAGAAAAACTTATGAAGCGTCAAAAGAGCAAAACATTGATATCAATGTTGGTAATGTATTCTGTTCTGATATTTTCTATAATGCTTCACCTGAAGATTGGAAAAAGTGGGCACAAATGGGAGTTCTAGCAGTAGATATGGAAAGTTATGCTCTTTATTGTAATGCTAATTATGCAGGAGTTAATGCTATTACAATTTTGACAGTTTCAGATTCATTCCATTTTAAAGAAATTACAACTCCTGAAGAAAGACAAAATAGTTTTACAACTATGATGAAATTAGCATTGGAGATAGCATAATGAAATTAAATAGATATATGGATCATACTGCGTTAAAGGCAGATACAACTTATGAAATGATAGACAAACTTTGTGAAGAGGCAAAAAAATATGACTTTTTCTCTGTTTGTGTTAATGGCTGTCATGTAAAAAGATGTGCTGAAAAACTAAAAGGTTCAAATACTAAAGTTTGTACTGTTGTGGGATTTCCACTAGGAGCAATGACAACTGAAAGTAAAGTTTTTGAAACTGAAAATGCAATCAAAAATGGTGCAAATGAAATTGATATGGTAATCAATATAGGCGCATTAAAATCAAATGATTTGGATTTTGTATATAATGATATAAAGGCACTTGTAGATGCTACAAGAGGAAAAGCACTTTTAAAAGTTATTATAGAAACTTGTCTATTAACTGATGAGGAAATTGTAAAAATTTCAGAACTTTGTGTTAAGGCAGGAGCAGAATTTGTAAAAACTTCAACAGGATTTAGCACTTCAGGTGCAAATGAACATGTTGTTGCACTTATGAAAAAAACAGTAGGAGACAAAGCAAAAGTTAAAGCCAGTGGTGGAATCAGGGACAAGGCAACAGCTTTAAAAATGATTGAATTGGGTGCTGACAGATTGGGTGTAAGTGCTAGTGTAAAAATAATTTCAGAATAATTTGTGGAAGTTGGAAACAACTTCCTTTTTTTGTAATTATGATTTTTTTAAATAAATTTGAGTATTATTATTTTTTAAAGGGTATATTTTTTATAAAATCAGGAAGGGGATGATTTTTATGAAAAAATTAATAATACCTTTTATTTTATGTGTTTTTATAATAGGATTTGTAGTAACATATAAGGTAAAATCAAAAAAAGGAGAGCAAGTTATGGAAAAACCAAAAGTTGATTTAAGTTCGATTAAAAACAAAGGAGAGATTTATTTAGCAGGAGGTTGTTTCTGGGGTGTTGAAGGATATTTTTCAAAAATAGATGGCATTGCGGATACAACTGTTGGGTATGCAAATGGAAATGGCTCAGAGACAAGTTACGAAAAAATTAAAAGTACAGATCATGCGGAAACTGTACATATAGTTTATGATAAGGATAAAATTTCACTTGAGGAAATTTTACAACATTATTTTAGAATAATTGAACCTACAAGTGTTAATAAACAAGGAAATGATGCCGGTAGACAATATAGAACAGGGGTATATTTTGCTGATGAGAAGGATAAATCTGTTATAGAAAAATTTATTGATGATCAAAGACCAAATTTTGACAAACCTATAACTGTTGAAGTTGAAAAACTTAAAAATTTTGTTGTCGCTGAAGAATATCATCAAGATTATTTAAAAAAACATCCAAACGGATATTGTCATATTGACTTGGGTCTTGCTGATAAGCCTCTTGAAAGAAAGGATGGAAAATATAAAAAACCAAGTAAAGAAGAACTAAAAAATAAATTGAGTGATTTAGAATACAATGTTACTCAAAATGCTGCAACTGAAAGGCCTTTTTCAAGTAAATATGATAAATTTGATGAAAAAGGGATATATGTTGATATAGTAACAGGAGAACCACTTTTTTCTTCAAAAGATAAATATGATGCAGGTTGTGGATGGCCAAGTTTTACAAAACCAATTGATGAAAATATAAATTACAAAAAAGACGATAGTCATGGTCTTAAGAGGGTTGAAGTAAAGAGCAAGGGTGGAGATTCACATTTGGGCCATGTTTTTGATGACGGCCCTAAAGATAAAGGAGGAAAGAGATACTGTATTAATGGAGCTGCTTTAAGATTTATTCCTTTAGAGGATATGGAAAAAGAGGGATATGGGAAATATATTGATAAAGTTAAATAAAAATATTTTTTATATTTAATCATAAAGGGTATGTAATTTCGTTATTTTAATTATATACCTTTTTTGTTGTGTAATAATAAAGTTTTTGAGTTCCAGCCAGCTCAAAAGAGTTGAGAAATGCGTATTGTTTTTATTTTTTATAAAAAAATAAAATGACAATAAAAAATCAAAAGTTTCCCTAAAATACATTGACTTATATACCGATTTAGAGTATAATACAGTTAATAAATTTTATAGGAGGTATTATATGAACTTATTATCTAGTTTTGTATTACTAAGCGATTCGAAACTTGTTGATACTATCAACAAAATAAACGATTTTATCGCTGGTAATATATTAATGTACGGTTTGCTATTTGCGGGATTATTCCTTTCATTTATTTTGGGTTTCCCTCAAATTACAAAAATCGGAAAAGCTTTTAAATTAGTTTTTGGAGGACTTTTCAGAAAGAAAGAAGGACCTAAAGAAGAGGGTTCAATGTCTTCATTCCAAGCATTGGCAACAGCAGTAGCCGCTCAAGTAGGAACAGGTAATGTTGCAGGGGTTGCAACTGCTATTACTGCAGGTGGACCTGGAGCAATTTTCTGGATGTGGTTATCAGCATTCTTTGGAATGGGAACAATTTTCGTAGAAGCAGTTTTAGCTCAAAAGTACAGATCTAAAATTGATGGCGAATTTGTAGGAGGACCTGCATATTACATATCAAAAGGTCTTAAGAAAACCGGAGTATTTGCTAAAATTTTAGCCGGATTTTTCGCGATTGCGATAGTATTAGCCTTAGGATTTATGGGTAATGCCGTTCAATCAAACTCAATAGCATCAGGTATTAGAGGTATTCAAGGTTTTGAAAATATTAATCCTGCTATTATCGGTGTAGTTATTGCTATTTTGGCTGCTCTAATTTTCATCGGTGGTATTGACAGAATTGCAAAATTTGCTGAACTTGTAGTTCCGGTAATGGCAGTAGTTTACATTTTAGGAAGTATAGTTATATTGGTTATGTTTGCAGGTGAAATCGGACCTACTTTTGCATGGATTTTCAAGAGTGCATTTAATGGGACAGCAGTTGCCGGTGGTATCGCTGGGGCAGCAGTTAAAGTTGCTGTTCAAAAAGGGGTTGCAAGAGGATTATTCTCTAACGAAGCCGGTATGGGTTCTACACCTCATGCTCACGCAGTTGCAAATGTAAAACACCCTGCTGAACAAGGTTTAACAGCTATTATTGGTGTATTCATTGATACAGTTTTAGTATGTTCTGCAACAGCACTTGCAATATTAGTAACAGGTGCTTACAATGTTAAGGGAGCTGACGGAAAATTCTTAGCTGGAGCACAATTAACTCAACAAGCATTCAGAACTGCATTTGGTTCAGGTGGAGCTATTTTCTTAGCAGTATGTTTATCATTCTTTGCATTTACTACTATCGTTGGTTGGTATTATTTCGGAGAATCAAATATCAAATATTTATTTGGTAAAGCAGGACTTTTACCATATAGAGCTATAGTTCTTATTTGTATCGTAGCTGGTTCTCTTGGAGAAGTTGCTATCGTTTGGTCATTAGCAGACATTTTCAACAGTTTAATGGTATTACCAAACTTAATTGCTATCCTTTGGTTATCATTTGAAGCTAGAGCTATTATGAAGGATTACAATCAATGTCTATTAAATAATGATGTACATTATGATTATGAAGTAAAATAATAATTTAATTAATGTGATTTTTTAGGAGAGATTTTATCTCTCCTTTTTAATTATAAAAATATAAATTTAATAATTTTGTAACACTTTTGTAATAATTTTGTAATTTTTAGTGCTTATTTTTAGCTATTTGTTGATGTTATATAGAAAATATGATAAAATTATCTATATCAGGTAGTTATTTTAAAATAATTATAAGGAGGTATTTATGAAAATAAGCAAGAGACTTTTACTGTTTTCTATACTAATATCAAGTGTACTGGTTTCAAAAGATACTTTTGTTAGCGAGAAAGTAGTTGAGGCTGCAGAATATAAAAATGGGATATTTTATGGAGATGATGGTAAGCCTGCAAATTGGTGGTACAATGACGGCAAAGAATGGTACTTTTTCCAAAATGGGAAAAAGTATAATGGCTATGGAAAAGATGCTTCCGGAAAGAAATTTTTTGACAACGGAAAATATGCAAACTGGTGGAATGACGATGGAAAGGAATGGTATTTTTTCCAAAAAGGTGAAAAACATAGTGGTTATGGAGAAGATGCTTCCGGAAAGAAATTTTTTGACAACGGAAAATATGCAA from Parvimonas micra encodes:
- the folK gene encoding 2-amino-4-hydroxy-6-hydroxymethyldihydropteridine diphosphokinase, giving the protein MSKVWIALGSNMGEGWKNLDLAIKMMNERGVLVEKVSTYIETEPYGYTEQDNFVNAVCIAETKLSPRELLEVLLKIELDMGRVRIIKWGPRIIDLDILFYEDLIIDEEDLKVPHIEIQKRSFVLEPVNEISPDKIHPVFKKTVHQLLLDLNSCDI
- the pepD gene encoding beta-Ala-His dipeptidase, encoding MNLKPERVFHYFRELSDIPRESHNEKAVSDYIYNFGKKLGLETKQDDILNVYMRKPATKGYENKPGIILQGHMDMVCEKATSSKHNFATDKIEWVIKDDLLFANNTTLGADDGIAVAMAMAILEDETLIHPELEVLITVTEETTMAGALGLEKGLLKGKYFFNIDSEEEGILTLGSAGGTLFRTKLELKFENKEVELVKLYFDGYLGGHSGMEIGKNRRNMIKTIAEFIKESGLSISSVNCGNKDNAIPRVGEIVIENSPKLDELISKFTEKYNGEEQLTIDKKEISKGKVLTNELKNTLVEILEKLPTGVNTKDETGIISSSNLAIVQTTENEILIRDSIRSSSLSIFADMKSSFAKIAEKLGLKHEFLGGYPSWEKKENSTLQKYANKVYKELTGKEFENIIVHAGLECGAIYEKYPNLELISFGPDIRGAHTPQENLSIPSTERVYDFTLKLIEEIAKN
- the msrB gene encoding peptide-methionine (R)-S-oxide reductase MsrB, whose translation is MKKLIIPFILCVFIIGFVVTYKVKSKKGEQVMEKPKVDLSSIKNKGEIYLAGGCFWGVEGYFSKIDGIADTTVGYANGNGSETSYEKIKSTDHAETVHIVYDKDKISLEEILQHYFRIIEPTSVNKQGNDAGRQYRTGVYFADEKDKSVIEKFIDDQRPNFDKPITVEVEKLKNFVVAEEYHQDYLKKHPNGYCHIDLGLADKPLERKDGKYKKPSKEELKNKLSDLEYNVTQNAATERPFSSKYDKFDEKGIYVDIVTGEPLFSSKDKYDAGCGWPSFTKPIDENINYKKDDSHGLKRVEVKSKGGDSHLGHVFDDGPKDKGGKRYCINGAALRFIPLEDMEKEGYGKYIDKVK
- the deoD gene encoding purine-nucleoside phosphorylase is translated as MTPHNRAIEGEIAETVLMPGDPLRAKFIAENFLEDVTLFNDVRGMLGYTGTYKGKKVSVMGSGMGVPSIGIYSYELIHFYGVKNLIRIGSCGAYSDKLKLYDVVVGMAASTDSNFAHQYKLDGTYSANCSWELLRKTYEASKEQNIDINVGNVFCSDIFYNASPEDWKKWAQMGVLAVDMESYALYCNANYAGVNAITILTVSDSFHFKEITTPEERQNSFTTMMKLALEIA
- the folP gene encoding dihydropteroate synthase, encoding MSDIEFKFGIKSIKNGESTKLCSILNITPDSFSDGGKYFDINRAVKRAKELVSKGAYMLDIGGESTRPGSKLISVEEEIERIVPIIKAIKSEMDVVISVDTWKSEVAKAAIDAGADIINDITGLLGDEKMADVIADSNVGYIMMFNSVIIRPEHEGSKIFPKFGKNAFMTDKDLEYLQGLDILDMMEECFNKTLKIAISKGIDESRICLDPGIGFALTKRENLELIKGIDRIHNMGYLSFLGVSRKRFVVNILTENNIDSDIKTEEGLSNVDLASAYLSAIASFKGVNILRVHNFDKHFSAILIGDAIRMADKSEDINFGAYKK
- the deoC gene encoding deoxyribose-phosphate aldolase, translating into MKLNRYMDHTALKADTTYEMIDKLCEEAKKYDFFSVCVNGCHVKRCAEKLKGSNTKVCTVVGFPLGAMTTESKVFETENAIKNGANEIDMVINIGALKSNDLDFVYNDIKALVDATRGKALLKVIIETCLLTDEEIVKISELCVKAGAEFVKTSTGFSTSGANEHVVALMKKTVGDKAKVKASGGIRDKATALKMIELGADRLGVSASVKIISE
- a CDS encoding alanine/glycine:cation symporter family protein, whose amino-acid sequence is MNLLSSFVLLSDSKLVDTINKINDFIAGNILMYGLLFAGLFLSFILGFPQITKIGKAFKLVFGGLFRKKEGPKEEGSMSSFQALATAVAAQVGTGNVAGVATAITAGGPGAIFWMWLSAFFGMGTIFVEAVLAQKYRSKIDGEFVGGPAYYISKGLKKTGVFAKILAGFFAIAIVLALGFMGNAVQSNSIASGIRGIQGFENINPAIIGVVIAILAALIFIGGIDRIAKFAELVVPVMAVVYILGSIVILVMFAGEIGPTFAWIFKSAFNGTAVAGGIAGAAVKVAVQKGVARGLFSNEAGMGSTPHAHAVANVKHPAEQGLTAIIGVFIDTVLVCSATALAILVTGAYNVKGADGKFLAGAQLTQQAFRTAFGSGGAIFLAVCLSFFAFTTIVGWYYFGESNIKYLFGKAGLLPYRAIVLICIVAGSLGEVAIVWSLADIFNSLMVLPNLIAILWLSFEARAIMKDYNQCLLNNDVHYDYEVK